One region of Nothobranchius furzeri strain GRZ-AD chromosome 16, NfurGRZ-RIMD1, whole genome shotgun sequence genomic DNA includes:
- the LOC139063452 gene encoding S-antigen protein-like, with the protein MYNKEEDEEGTLEEEDEEGTLEEKDEEGTLKAGTQGTLETGTQETLVTGTQETMVMGTQENQEDEGTQETQEDEGNKSLQDDEGTKSLQDDERTKSLQGDEGTKTLQDDEGMKSLRDDEGTKFLQDDEGTKSLQDDDGTKSMQSKGTKSLQSKGMKSLQSKGTKSLQDDEGTKSLQDDEGTTSLQDDEETKSLQDDEGMRSLQAKGTKSLQAKGRKSRQAKETKSLQAKGTKSLQAEGTKSLQTKGTKSCGQAGPEPLVRAGPEPRGRAGLEPRGRAGPEPLGQAGPEPLEQAGPDDGCDASNEEGSSKERDGAGKNRGGVTAHWRG; encoded by the exons ATGTACaacaag gaggaggacgaagaggggactctggaggaggaggacgaggaagggacTCTGGAGGAGAAGGACGAGGAAGGGACTCTGAAGGCGGGAACACAGGGAACTCTGGAGACGGGGACTCAGGAAACTCTGGTGACGGGGACTCAGGAAACTATGGTGATGGGGACTCAGGAAAatcaggaggatgaggggactcagGAAACTCAGGAGGATGAGGGGAATAAGTCTCTGCAGGATGAcgaggggacaaagtctctgcaggatgACGAGAGGACGAAGTCTCTGCAGGGAGatgaggggacgaagactctgcagGATGACGAGGGGATGAAGTCTCTGCGGGATGACGAGGGGACAAAGTTTCTGCAGGATGAcgaggggacaaagtctctgcaggatgACGATGGGACGAAGTCTATGCAGTCgaaggggacaaagtctctgcagtcgAAGGGGATGAAGTCTCTGCAGTCGAAGGGGACGAAGTCTCTGCAGGATGATGAGGGGACGAAGTCTCTGCAGGATGATGAGGGGACAACGTCTCTGCAGGATGATGAggagacaaagtctctgcaggatgATGAGGGGATGAGGTCTCTGCAGGCGAAGGGGACAAAGTCGCTACAGGCGAAGGGGAGAAAGTCTCGGCAGGCAAAggagacaaagtctctgcaggcaaaggggacaaagtctctgcaggcggaggggacaaagtctctgcagacgAAGGGGACAAAGTCttgtggacaggctggaccggagcctcttgtacgggctggaccggagcctcgtggacgggctggactggagcctcgtggacgggctggaccggagcctcttggacaggctggaccggagcctcttgaacAGGCTGGACCTGACGACGGTTGTGACGCCAGCAACGAGGAAGGTTCATCGAAGGAGCGGGATGGCGCCGGTAAAAACAGAGGAGGAGTGACGGCCCACTGGAGAGGATGA